ACTTgtgaaaatataataatttactGGAGGAAAATATAACGCCTTAATTAATACAGtgaaaaatatgataatttACTTGTATACTCTCTTAATTAATTTGTTTGTAATTTTGTATCTTTTTCAGGTATGACTGAATCTGTTCCAGCAGTAAATTCAGTTAATGTACAAGTTTCGTTAGCTTCAAATGAGACACAAGAACATATAATAGATAAAGAGGATGTGCTaattgatgatgatgatgatgatgatgatcaaCTTCATAAGCCAAAGAGACAAAAGAGATCTGAAGTATGGTCAGAGATGATTGAGGTTGAAGATCCAAAAGGTGGCGAGAATAAGTTCAAGTACAAGTGCAAACATTGCCATCAACTCCTCGCAAAAATAGGGTCAGGTACTACATCACACTTACGACGTCATTTAGAAAGTTGTGTCCGTCACTTGGAgtctaaaaaaaaatatgataaactCAAACAACAACAATTATTGTTAGGCTTCGAAACTATAGATACAACTATATCACCTTTGTTACTTGATGGAAAGTTTTGCATGGAACGCATGAAAGAAGCAGTTGCCACATGGATACTAATGCATGAACATCCATTTACATTAATAGAAGAAGAAGGTTTTAATATGTTTTGCAGACGTGGAATGCCTGAGTGGACTCGTATATCACGAACAACAGCAAAAAAGAGTTGTTCAGTGATATACGAAGccgagaaaaaaaaattgcatggtTTGCTGAAAAATATAGAAAAGATTAGCCTCACAACAGATTTATGGAAATCAAAAAATCAGAAATTAGAGTACATGGTCATCACTGGTCATTGGATTGACTCGTCTTGGAAATTGAATAAGCGTGTTCTCAATTTCTTTCATATTCCTCCCCCTCGTGGTGGTCCTCAAATTTCAGATACTCTTCTAAAATGTGCAAGACAGTGGGGAATTGAAAATAAGATTTTTACAGTTTCTGTTGATAATGCAAGTGCTAATGATGCTGCAATTAAATATATGAAGGAAGATTTCTTGAGAATAAATAAAAAGCTGGTTTGTGGGGGGAAATTATTTCATGTACGATGTTGTGCGCATATTTTAAATCTTATAGCTCAAGATGGACTCAATGAAATCAAGGGGATTGTTCATGTAATTCGTCAGAGTGTGGATTTCATTAGAAGAACAGATGCTAGACTCATTCAATTTGCTGAAATTGTGaagcaattaaaattaaatgaaagAAGATTGGTTGATGATTGTAAGACAAGGTGGAATTCAACTTATGAGATGCTGGGAATAGCAATTGCTTTCAAAGAGGTTTTTCCAAGATTTAAAGATCGGGAACCAAGCTACATTCATTGTCCAACTGAAGATGATTGGGATAACTTGCTTAAAGTATTTTCAATCTTGAAAGTATTTTATGATGCAACAAACATAATTTCTGGAAGTGAGTATCCTACTGCCAATCTTTTTTTAAATGAAGTCTTTCGAGTGAAAGTAGTCTTGGATGATAGATCTTGTGATGAAGAGGAGTTTATCAGAAACATGGTGCAAAAAATGAAGGCAAAGTTTGATAAATATTAGGGTGAATGCAATTTGTTAATGGCTGTTGGTTGTGTTTTAGATCCTAGGTGCAAAATGCGTGCACTTGAATTCAGTTTTTTCCTAAACTTTATACCTCATTTGAAGCAGAGAGTAATATTAAAGAGGTTGAGAGGCTTCTGTATGCAATTTATAAAGAATATTCAGATGCATCTACTGAAAAACTTCAAGGAACAAGAACCAATTCTGAATCTCAAGGAAGTAGCAGTAGGTCAACTCAAATTAGTGAGGAAATTCCTAGTTTTTCTTCGGGATGGTCTGAATTCTCTTCTTATTTAAACGAAATTGAAATGGTACAACCTAAAAAATCTGAGTTAGCTGTGTATTTAGAAAAAGGATGTCACAGGCATCCTAACAAGCAATTTGATGCTCTCGGTTGGTGGAAGCTCAATACATACAAATTTCCGGTGTTGTCGACAATGGCTAGAGATATATTAGCAATACCAATTACCACAGTAGCTTCAGAGGCAACATTTAGTGCCGGGAGTCGTGTGATAGACAAGTACCGTTCTTCTTTAGCTCCTACAACAGTAGAAATGCTGATGTGCGGCGGAGATTGGTGTCGAAAACGACATGGGGTGACTAAAAAAACTAAGGTAATGATATAAAGTTTTGCTAAtgctcttttttttaaaaaataagttgGTAAATGATGcctttatcattattattgcagGCTGAAAAGCAAGCTTTGAAAATCAATCTTCCTATGGATTAAGTTGATGGAAAGCTTTAAAAacaagttacttttggaaggtAAACTATTGTATGTCTAAATTATAATTAGTtttaacttaatttaaattattttagttTACTAACATGTGTATTTGAAAATGCTGCAGATTTCAGATATCAAAAGAAGCATTATATGATTACATCTTATGTTTTTGTGTTGCAGATTAGAGTCATGCTCATGAAAATGACTATTTTGATTTTTGCATAGGTTATAATATTTGGAAATATGGAACTTTTCTTTTAGATTTCCTAGAACTTTGGTATGTTTTGGTATATAAAAGCAACAGACTTGACTTGGAGATAGCTTGGGACAAGCTGTGCAGCTCAACTGTATAGGGTTTGGATTTGGATTCCATATGAAAGTAGTTTAACCATTCTACAACTTTTGTATATTTTGGTATGTAAAAGAAACTAGTACTTGACTTGAGAGTTGGCTTGGGACATGTGGCTCAACTCTATACAGTTTGTTTAACCAGTTACTTGATTTTTTGCTAGGAGTATGATGTGGATTTGGATTCCATATGAAAATAGTTTAACCATTTACTTGACTTTTTTGCTATGAATTGCATATTTCAGCATAAGTTgatgttattttaattaatttgtctACTTTGTTTTTGCATGAtgctattttaattaatttgtctACTTTGTTTTTGCATGTTTGAtgaatttttcatttcatcttTGAAATGCCTAAGTTTAGATTCCAAAATAGAGAGTTACCTATTTTTCATTACAGTGTTTGTCATTAATTGgttaaaaattacaaattacAAAATAATGGCTCGAATatttcgaatcgagctcgaatcGTAGATATTTCGAACTACAGTTCGATTCTATTCGAATCAAAATTCGAATCAAACTCGAGCCTGAACTTTatttcgaatcgagctcgaacaaaaaattttcattttttcgaACTTCGAATCGAATACGAATATTACACATATgtttcgagctcgagctcgaataTTAATATTCTTGTATTATTCGGCTCGATTCGGTTCGATTGCACCCGTAATCCAAACAATCCAATTGGTGTTGATTCGTAGTGCAAGTAAATATTCAACAATCGAAAACTACCTCGTAGATTAATTCGAGCTACGCTGCAGCTTCAACCTCGAAATGAATATCTAATTGCTGTATTCACTAAATATTCAATCATTTGAAAACTACCAGCTTCTACGGTTTCACTAATCctttttttattattcaatACCTTTCGAGTGCAAGTAATGTATGCTAATCCAGTACTGACTTAAATAAGATCACCATAATCATACTTTCGCAAGCTTCTCCCATGAAAATCATGGCGAAACAGAGGAGTAATAATTTTCTGCGGAATTTTTCTAAAACTAAAATGTTTGCCCCCAAATCCACCTCCGAATAGCGAGGTCCATCACCTACACAAAAGTATTCAACTTCCATTTTCGGTGCTCTAAAAATGTCTAAATATGGGAAATAATCAGATATCGAGTATAAAAAATTAGGCAGTACTCAATGCTGATCTTTTCAAATTATGTTTTCCCAATTGACGAAAAAGAACAGTGTCCGTAAACTCAGCCGACATATAAAACCACATTCATCGCTAGAAGAACACAGGAAGAAGCGCATGAAACAATTGCCAACAATTAAAGCGTAAGCAAGAACAAAATCAGCGGAGATATACTACACCTGTTCAACATCGTCGCGGTCGAAATCATCACGGGACTGACTACCGTAAATGCCGGCACCTTCGGCATCAACTCCATTCTTCCCGAACTTGAACCAGCAGGTGGTTCTCGAACCGCAGCTGGGTCCCAGTTTTCTTGTGGTTCTGCACCATCCAAGACTATTTCCAACTTTCGCACAACCCAGAAATGGACAAGTCCGCTGCAAGGGAGGTACAACAGCAGACCCACTTGAAGAAGAACCTACGGATTTAGAGgagaattttggttggagagaAAGTGGAAATGTTGACGCCATTGGCGATGGTTTCAGATTCTCGCTGACTCTGAAAACCAACGGTTCAAATCATCTAATATGAGACTGAAGGATTGGAATttaacattatatatatatgctatTAAATAACTGGGCTTTACTTTTGTGAAAAGCCCGTGTATGATTATTGGCCCAACTGTTTACCTTAAAGCCCAGAAATGATTACACAAAGTATCGTCATCTGATATCTATATATCATAAATCTTGGATGCTTTATTTTGAttcttttcttttaaattttttaaaatattgttattttttttttatgcacgTCTTCTTCTTTTATGcacgtcttatttaaagataaGCGTGTGGATCTAAAAGGAAAACAGCTAAACTATTGGTTGTAATAAAGAAATCATTTAGGCTATTTTAGAcgcttaaaaaatattttaatttgcaTCACATATAATTTAGTAAAACGATAATACAATTACTTTTTAGTAAAGATAAGCGATTGATCATTCAATTGATATCAAAGAGAAGATAAATTGTTAGATTGTCAAGTAGTGTAATTATTAATTGAGAATGAAATTGTACTCTAATAAATGTTCATTCTGAATAATAAtctaagacaaaaacttgtgtgag
This region of Primulina eburnea isolate SZY01 chromosome 14, ASM2296580v1, whole genome shotgun sequence genomic DNA includes:
- the LOC140812361 gene encoding protein LHCP TRANSLOCATION DEFECT-like, translating into MASTFPLSLQPKFSSKSVGSSSSGSAVVPPLQRTCPFLGCAKVGNSLGWCRTTRKLGPSCGSRTTCWFKFGKNGVDAEGAGIYGSQSRDDFDRDDVEQYFNYMGMLAVEGSYDKMEALLKQNIHPVDILLLMAASEGDKPKIEELMRAGADYTIKDAQDRTALDRAASDEIKEFIIGFSVQKA